One Aegilops tauschii subsp. strangulata cultivar AL8/78 chromosome 7, Aet v6.0, whole genome shotgun sequence genomic window carries:
- the LOC109744667 gene encoding glutamate receptor 2.8, with amino-acid sequence MPPRARMVWPAARLVLVLVTLLTLWSSTVAVASPPAVASAAPVRVGVVLDLTSVGRERRACISKALDDFHAAHAGSGAARIELLVRDSRGDLATAAHAAEDLIKHGQVQAIIWGPATLTKVDHVTHLGRRRNQVPVLSFPSISPTSCAFWLEDPVTVPGGYAKFGFTLGNDIITFPNPETNRRYRRKLGASNSCGGKGLKIAVPPKKGFRDFVNVTDPNSKKQHVTGYSIDIFEASMRNLCPLPCYEYFVFNGTYDELVGNVSLGVYDGAVGDVTITAERVTITDFTMPYTQSGVSMLLLAVDKPYRICWTFVKPLNGQLWLATMVFFLYTGFVVWMIELPRNQEYQGSSLRQCSTALYFVFSTLTFSHGHTIRSPLSKIIVVIWCFVVLVLVQSYTASLSSILTTKRLRPSVTDFETLRKSGDFVGYQDESFVRSFLINHTINENRLRNYTTKEQYAEALKKGSKNGGVSAIVDEIPYLTSFLSESQYKNDFRMLGCIYKTPGFGFAFRLDSALVHNLSTAILGLVGGDEGSQIEGKWFGPASPPMGANMVPNMDSAPLTLESFSGLFVITGSISTLMLLISIMRLIYAKCTEFRKVDVESVSYSGTCLLQNGIGGNPSPDQQPSHEAGNNNSGGVHMRGQNAEDAEPDPAQQNGMHAGIVPAGHIQIEMRNV; translated from the exons ATGCCACCGCGCGCGCGCATGGTGTGGCCGGCAGCAAGGCTCGTGCTCGTCCTCGTCACTTTGCTCACGCTTTGGAGCAGCACCGTTGCCGTTGCATCGCCGCCAGCGGTGGCGTCGGCGGCGCCAGTGCGGGTCGGCGTGGTGCTGGACCTGACGAGCGTGGGGAGGGAGAGGCGCGCCTGCATTTCCAAGGCGTTGGACGACTTCCACGCAGCTCATGCCGGCTCCGGCGCCGCGCGGATCGAGCTGCTCGTACGAGACTCGCGCGGTGATCTCGCCACGGCCGCACATGCTG CCGAGGACCTGATCAAGCATGGGCAAGTGCAAGCCATCATATGGGGCCCTGCGACACTAACCAAAGTAGATCATGTCACACACCTGGGCCGTCGCCGCAACCAAGTCCCGGTTCTCTCCTTCCCCAGCATTTCTCCAACATCGTGTGCCTTCTGGCTGGAAGATCCCGTAACAGTTCCTGGGGGCTATGCCAAGTTTGGCTTTACACTTGGAAATGACATTATAACCTTTCCTAATCCAGAAACCAATAGAAGATACAGAAGAAAACTAGGTGCAAGCAATAGTTGCGGAGGTAAGGGGCTGAAGATTGCTGTGCCACCGAAAAAAGGTTTTCGAGATTTTGTGAATGTTACTGATCCTAATTCCAAGAAACAACATGTCACTGGCTACAGCATTGATATCTTCGAGGCTTCTATGAGGAATTTATGTCCTCTCCCGTGCTATGAATATTTTGTCTTCAATGGTACTTATGATGAGCTAGTAGGCAACGTGTCTTTGGGG GTCTATGATGGTGCAGTAGGCGATGTGACTATAACAGCTGAACGAGTCACCATCACCGACTTTACAATGCCATACACACAGTCTGGTGTGTCTATGCTTCTGCTTGCCGTGGATAAACCCTATAGAATCTGTTGGACATTTGTAAAGCCACTAAATGGGCAGCTTTGGCTTGCAACCATGGTCTTTTTCCTCTATACTGGCTTTGTCGTGTGGATGATTGAGCTACCCAGAAATCAGGAGTACCAAGGATCAAGTTTGAGACAGTGTAGCACAGCCCTCTACTTTGTTTTCTCCACTTTGACATTTTCTCATG GTCATACTATTAGAAGCCCCTTGTCAAAAATTATTGTGGTGATATGGTGTTTTGTGGTGCTGGTTCTTGTCCAGAGCTACACTGCAAGCTTGTCATCCATTCTGACTACAAAGAGGCTCCGTCCTTCGGTGACAGATTTTGAGACGCTCCGGAAGAGTGGTGACTTTGTAGGATACCAAGATGAATCATTTGTGCGGTCCTTCTTGATTAATCATACCATCAATGAAAACAGGTTAAGGAACTACACGACGAAAGAACAATATGCTGAAGCTTTGAAGAAGGGATCCAAGAATGGAGGGGTATCGGCTATCGTTGATGAGATCCCCTATTTAACTTCTTTCCTCTCTGAGAGTCAATACAAAAATGATTTTAGGATGCTCGGGTGCATATACAAGACTCCTGGATTTGGTTTT GCGTTCCGTCTAGATTCTGCGCTAGTGCATAATCTTTCGACTGCCATCCTGGGCCTAGTAGGAGGGGATGAGGGCTCACAAATCGAAGGGAAATGGTTCGGACCAGCTTCACCTCCGATGGGTGCTAACATGGTCCCTAACATGGACTCTGCCCCTCTCACTCTCGAAAGTTTCTCTGGTCTCTTTGTCATCACGGGATCCATTTCAACTCTCATGCTACTGATAAGCATTATGAGGTTGATTTATGCCAAATGCACTGAGTTTAGAAAGGTTGATGTGGAAAGTGTCAGCTACAGTGGCACCTGTCTATTGCAAAATGGCATAGGTGGCAACCCCAGCCCCGATCAACAGCCCTCCCATGAAGCTGGGAATAATAATTCTGGGGGTGTCCATATGAGAGGCCAAAACGCTGAGGACGCAGAGCCTGACCCAGCGCAGCAGAATGGCATGCATGCTGGCATTGTCCCTGCTGGGCACATTCAGATTGAGATGCGCAATGTCTAA